The following DNA comes from cyanobiont of Ornithocercus magnificus.
CGATAAACGAATTTATTTACACTTGACCTGACAACATTCACTATCATACCAACTCTATCAGGTTTGAGTGGTCCTGCAGCAATAGTAATTTCTACTAGTACTAGATGCAGTAACCTAAATGACTATACACTAATTAATGCTGCAGTTGCTATTACAAATACGCCAGTTTATTGTTAAAGTTTGGCTCCTTTGGTATGCAATGTGAATTGAACAACTACTCAACCCGGAGTAATAGATCACTGGCTTTGGCAATACTGCGCGGTCAATTATATCCTGTGTATGCTTAATCTTTACTTGCTATTTTGCTGTAATTTGTACCTAATATAACCTATTGCTTCAGTATATTTAGCACAATGGATACTAGCCTGCAAATTGGTACTAATGTTCCAGTATCTATCACAGACAAGTAGGTTGACAGATTTTCTTACTACTCTCTGATACTTATAACTTGTGCCTACTAACTTTGGTCTCAGCAGCTGTACTGATAGCCTTTAGATACCTCACTGCCTAATTTGACTCCTTGGTAACTATTGCCAGGCGCAATTGATAGAGCATTACTTTTTCTTTCAGGATTTTGTTTAGCGCAAAGCAGGCATGACATTGTCCTATTGGGTTGGTTGTAATGCTTGCTTTAGAGTAATGCACTCTAAACTGTCAAAGGTAACTCCCCTATGGTGTCACTTAATTAATACAGCCCACTACCCAGTATAGATCTTCCTGGGAAACTAATAGTTAAAGGCAACTACTTTCTCGAAGGAACTAGCATCAGTATTGATCATGACTCTGCTCCGTATAAGTCTAATACCAACTACACTTGTTATTTTAGGGGTTGTACTGGCATGATCTAGTCTGAATATGCTGTCCGTCACTAGGTGATTAGTTTAATGAAGCCTCCGCGCTTTGTGAGAAGACTGGGCAGTAGCTTATTAATAGGTGGCCAGGCTATTACTGCAGTTGTACGTGGCGATGTTAACACCACAGATCTAATAGATCAGATGATGGATGCTGGTCCAAGTAGCCTAATTGTTGTGATGATTACTGCAGCAGCAGCAGGGTCAGTATTCAATATACAAGTCACCTCTCAGTTGATTCAACAGGGTGCGGGGTCGGCTGTGGGTGGTATCCTCGCTGTAGGCCTTGCGCGAGAATTTGCGCCGCTCTTAACTGTTATACTGCTTACTGGTAAAGTAGCAACTGCATATGCCGCTCAGCTCGGGACCATGAAAGTTACTGAGCAGGTTGATGCAATCACGATGCTGAGCACTGATCCTGTGGAGTATCTAGTAGTGCCACGATTGCTTGCAATGGTAGTGATGGCTCCTGTGCAATGCCTAGTATTTTTCGGAATCGCCATCTGGGCTGGACAAGTCACCAGCACTAAGCTGTATCAGATTCCTTCAGCAGTGTTTTGGACCTCAGTACGTACTTGGCTGCTTCCGAACGACTTACTGTTTATGCTAATCAAGGCGTTAGTATTTGGTTTACAGATCTCTATCCTCTCATGTGGTTGGGGACTGACCACAACTGGTGGGCCAAAGGAGGTAGGCACTAGTACCACCGGCGCAGTGGTGATAATCCTGGTGACAGTAGCGCTAACAGATCTTGCGCTCACCCGGGCTTTCTTCGGTTGACCATTACTAAATTTTTTCTGTTTGCCATGACCAAAACCTCCAAGACTGGATCTGTTGTACTTGCTCCTAGCCCTCGCGTCCCGTTATTAATTCTATTACTAGGCCCAGTACTGTTACTATTGCCTTATCGTCCTTGGCCAAGCTTACTAAATAGCCTGGTTGGCCTGGTGTTGTTATTACAGACCTATAGCCTACAGCTAGAATTTGACAATAGTGCGTTAGTTGTATGGCGTGGCCAGCGGGAACTGCGCCGCTTCCCTTATAAAGACTGGATTAGCTGGCGTTTGTTCTGGCAAGGCTTTGACTGTTTGCTCTATTTCCGGGAGCAAAAAACTCCTCACTTGCTCCCAGTACTATTTGATGCTGTTGAGCTTAGAGCACAACTGCGTAAGCATGCAGGCAACTTAGAGCGACCAGTACCGGGGTCCACCGTAATAACTTCATAGAGGAGGACCTTATATGGCTGACACTACAGTTACTGATGAACTCCAAGTATTAGATGCTGAAGCACAAACCCCAGAACTACCTAGACCTAATGCTGTAGAGATTGGTCAAGAAAGAGCCCAACTACTGGACCTTGCAACCTACGAGCTTCGTGAGCGACGCGATGCATTACAAAGAGAGATCAATGAGCTTGGGTGTCGCAAGCAGCAACTCGAGAAAGAAATGTACAGCAACTTTGCCGGGCAGTCAGATGCCATTGTGAGGCATGTAAAGGGGTTTCAAGAATATCTTAGTGGGTCACTGCGTGGTTTAGCACAGACGGTAGAGCAATTAGAGTTAGTATCTCAGCCTTTACGAGTTCAGCGTTCGCCATTAGACCAGGAACAAGATAATATAGAAAAGAGCACAACAAACATATTACCAGCCATATCTGAAATCTTTCGTCCTGACGAGGCACTTATTCGCTCCTGCCTACAGCAGTTTCTCGGTCAACCCGATTTCTATGCTGATCCTTGGAAACTGCGGCGCAGTCTTGAGCAAGCCGACATCACACTTTTGGAGGATTGGTTCTTTAACCAAGGAGGACGTGGAGCTCAGTTCAGTCGTGGTCTACGAGTTCATAATATTCTCGTGAGTGCAGCTGCCATCACTGTGCTTGGAAAACTTTATGGTGATCGTTTCCAGTGTCTCATATTAGCAGGAGAACCAGAGCACCTGGGTGAGTGGCGACGGGGTTTGCAGGACTCTCTTGGCCTTGGCCGCGAAGACTTTGGTCCTAACAGTGGCATAGTATTATTTGACCGTTGTGAGGCGCTAGTAGAGAGAGCAGACCGACTTGAGGATCAGGGTGAGTTGCCACTAATTCTTGTCGATTCTAGCGAGCGTAGTGTCGATATAGCACTACTCCAGTTCCCACTCTGGTTAGCCTTTGCAACTAGGCCAGGCAAACAGTATGAGGATGATGATCTACTTTGAATTATGAGTGCTGAAGATTCTCTCTATGGCACCTACTATTCTTCCTCTTACTGTCTTGCTGCTGAGCTACATAATTGGCTCCATCCCTAGTGGCTGGTTAGCTGGCCACTGGCTAAAAGGCGTTGATTTGCGCAAACTAGGTTCGGGTTCTACTGGAGCTACTAATGTGCTTAGGCAAGTAGGCCCCGCAGCAGCGCTGGTAGTATTCATAGTTGATGTAGGTAAAGGTACCGCGGCAGTGCTACTAGCACAATCTATACAGTTACAGGAAGATTGGCATGTACTGGCTGGTCTAGCAGCACTTGTCGGCCACATCTGGCCAATATGGCTTGGCTGGAAGGGTGGCAAGGCAGTTGCCACCGGCTTTGGGATGTTCTTGGGTCTTTGTTGGCCAGCAGGATTAGCTTGCTTTGGAATATTTCTAGCAGTAGTTAGTCTTAGTAAGATTGTTTCTCTTGCTAGTGTGATTGCTGCTCTTAGTTTGCCGATTCTAGTAATACTTAGCTCCCGTGAAATTGTGAGGCCAGCTTATCTAGCTATATCTCTGATAGCGACTGCTCTAGTGCTCTGGCGCCATCGCGCTAATATCCGGCGTCTAATGGCTGGCACTGAACCAAGATTGGGTCAGAATTCCTGATTAGTGATTAGTATCTATCTCCCTACAGTATGCAGTGAAGGTTGCTGCTGGTGCTTCGCAGCTGGTGATCGGTCGACCGATCACCAGCTGCGAAGCACCAGCAGCAACCGCCTGGGCCGGACCCATCACCCTAAATTGGTCACTGGAAGTATTGTTAGATAAGCGTATGGCAGGTGTTACCAAAACAAACGGCTCTGGATACTGTGTGCGCAAGTTCTGCACTTCCAGAGGCGAACATACACAGCCACCAATACCAGCTGATACGGCTAGGTGAGCCAACGACAAAACTCGATCTTTGATAGTCTGACCAAGCATTAAGTCTCTTTGTAAGGTACTCTCCTGCCAACTAGTAAGTATTGTCACTGCCAGAAGCTTTGGTACAGGTAGACCTGCTGCTGCCGCACTTTCTATTGCGGCTAACTGGGAACTAGCTAATGCTGCATAGCCAGCGCAAGCATGCACCGTGATTAGCTCCGCGCCGATGGCGGCTGCATGCCAGCATGCAGCCGCCATCGTTGTAGGAATATCATGAAACTTGAGATCAAGAAATACTCGCAGACCATAATGCCTTAGCGCCAGGACAATATCTGGTCCGGACTCGGTAAATAGCTCAGATCCTACTTTTACCCAGCGTAGTTCAGGGATACGCCGTACAAAAGATAAAGCTTGCTCACCCCTCATACCGTCGAGAGCAACAATAATTCGGTCAGCACCAAGAGTAGTCATCACAATGTCAGAGACTTGTACTTATTTCTAAGAGGGTTATGCTATTGAGAGGTACTAATACTTTCAGTCCCCCTTCTATACTTGCAAGTCTGCGCATAGCACTTTAAGTTCATTGCCATATGTATGCTCGCTATTACATTTATAGTTCTCATGACAGTTATTCAGGACTACGCTGCTTCAGTTAGCTTAGAGCAGGAAGAGTCAGAACCTTATGGCAGATCATTTTAAAAATTTTCATGTTTCTGATAATCTTAGAGTCTAGTCATTTTAGAAGTCTGCAGCTCCCCTAATATATTTCCTCGTAAGGGCGTGTCAAGTTGATAGCTTTGCTTATGATGTTGTAGTGAAGCGACGGAAGGTCTTCTTGCCTAGCTGTAGGATCTTGCCCTCTAAATCTGCTGGGTTGGCAAACTCATGATTTGGATCGGTGATTCTCTCTCCTGCTAGACGTACAGCACCACCTTGAATATAGCGGCGAGCTTCGCTGCTACTAGCACAGATACCAACAGCACTGAGCAAGTAAAAGGCTCTAGCTGGAAAACCCACCTTTGCTAGCGAGACTTTAGGCACTTCCACAGTTGCTTCACTAGCACCAGGACCAGATACCAATTTGGCAGCATCTACTTGTGCTCGCTCAGCAGCTTCTACACCATGAAGCTCAGCAGTTACCGCAAGGGCCATTGCCCTCTGCCGCTCACGTGGGGCTTGGGAGAACTTTGCTAAGTCTATATTAGTAAGTAAAGTAACGTAGTCATTAACCACTGAATCAGGCACTTTCTCGAGTTTAGAGTACATTGAGATTGGGTCTTCCTCAAGTCCCACGGTGTTCCCGAGACTTTTGCTCATCTTTTGCACTCCATCTAACCCCACCAAGATTGGCAACAGCAAGCCAAACTGAGTAGCCTGGCCAAGGCGCCGCTGTAAGTCACGACCCATAGCTATGTTGAATTTCTGGTCAGTGCCACCAAGCTCAACATCAGCATTAACCATCACTGAATCATAGCCTTGTAGTAATGGGTACAGGAATTCATGCAGGGCAATCGGCATATTGTTGCTATAGCGCTTGGCAAAGCCCTCTTTAGCTAACATTTGCCCTACTGTTGTTGTACCTAGCAAGTTGATTACCTGTGATAGGTCTAATCCTGCCAACCACTCACTGTTACAACGCACTTCTAGCCGACCAGGTGTCTGGAAGTCCAACAATGCTCGCTCAGGCGACTTCCCCTGTCCAAGCTGTGCTAGATAAGTTGCTGAGTTTGCTGCTACTACTTCAGCGCTAAGTTGCGTACGAGTTGCACTTTTACCACTAGGATCACCAATGCGCGCAGTAAAGTCACCGATAATTAGCACAGCTGTGTGGCCAGCATTTTGAAATGCCCGCAATTTGCGGAACAAGATGACGTGTCCAAGATGAATATCTTTACCAGTAGGATCAATGCCAAGCTTGACTCGCAGTGGTCGATCCTGCTTACGTGCCCAAGCTAAGCGGTTGGTAAGTGTCTGCTCAGTATCTGCATGATGGCTAGCTGGAAACAGATCGGATACACCACGCTCAAGCCAGCTTGGTAGGGACATCACCTGTTCTGGATATAGGTAGAAGTCAATGTATATGTTGAAAGCTATACAGGCTACTGCAAGTCTATAGCAAAGGCTCGTCGATTTGGCCTTTCATACGTTGAAGTGTCTGATTCATTTGCTCAAACATTTGCTCAGGGGTAATGCCAAATTGGGCCAACTGGGTACGTAGTTGCTCAACAGTGAGTTTGGCTTGAAAATCTTCTGAGAGCTCGAATCGCTTCATGAATACGCGGTAGCGATCCATTAAAGTCTCCATCATCTCAATAAACTTTTTCTTCCCTTCACGATCGAATTTGCCATAGTCTCCACCTAGCTGCATCAGCTGTTGATAGTCGCCGAACAGCCTCTTAGCCTCTTCCTGCACAATATCAGAGTCAAAGAAGGCCATAGCTGTACCTTTTATTCAGTCCCCTTGCTAGTAACAATTCTAGTACAGTAGGCGAGCAATGGGGATATCAAGTTCACTTGGACTTTAATCAGGTCTCGCCTTAGGACAGAATTGACGTCTTGGCGTTGGGGTTGGTTGATGGTTTCAAGTAATTCTGGCTAAGGTCCTGAGATAGGAAAGGGTGGGAACCCGCCCAGCAGAGGATCAGATTGACTAGCAGTATCATCTGTACTTACCCAAGGAACCTAAGTGGGCAAAGCTAAAGTCTAGTCTACAGAGCGCTAGCTTGAGGTATAGAAAGTGTCTCTGTCTAACTCATCCTATGGCGGTAACACCTCAAAAGTCCTGCTAATAGAATGAGGACTATCTAATAGAATGAGGACTATGCTAAAGCGTAGCGAGTTACATAAGACAAGACTATAGTTCGATCTAGTCTGAGAGACTGGTCAGCGTACTCCCACCTGCTATTTTTAAGTCAATATTACCTCAGAAGCTAAATTTAAGTCAGCAAATATGGAAACACTGCTCACGATCCATCTTCAAACCATGTACTTGGATCTATCTAGTCAGTAAGTCCGCGCTTACTAGCAAATAACATTCCGACATGCTTCAGCTAGTTGTTTAAGGAATTCAGTGAGAATATCCCGTACTTAGTTTACTCGCTTAGACAAAGGTCTTGGCGCTACCTAAGCCAACAGTTGCAACAATTCCCCAGCAAATTCTCTGATCATTGAATTGGGGTTGGGTCGGGACTCGTGAAAATCGGCTTCCTCATATATATTTTTGATTGAGTTAAAGAGGATCATTGACCTATGCTAACCTAGAGATATTCAAGTCTTGAACACAGAGCAAAGCAGTCTGTCTGCGCCAGCCTAACTTAAATTACTATATCCGAATCCTGATTTCGCGATAAGGCAGGGACCCATTCAATACAGGAGCTCACTCTATGAATTAGGCTTATTGTAAGTTTATTGCCCTGCCATGACCCAGGGTCACTGGTTGGATCCTCTGGCACGGCAGCTCCTAAGGAGCTTCGGTCAGCTGCCAAAATCACTAGAACCAGCATTCTACATCGATGTCAACCGTGCTAGCGCTGATGACTGGCGCCGCTTGCCTTCATGTAATGAGACTATGATCAACTTATTACTACGCCTGCAACGCGGCGGTGTACAGTTTAGCCATGCTGAAGATTTATTCCTTTTACTAGACCTGCCGCAAGACCTATCCTCACGCTGGCGTCCTCATCTAGTCTTTCGTTGGTATAGTGAAGAGTCAACGCTACTTACACCAGGGCCTCTGGATTTAAACCGGGCTGATGCAGACACACTACAGCAGCGACTGGACTGGCCTGCAAAACGCTTAGAGAAGCTATTACAGGAGCGATCTCGCCGGTGCTTTGAGGATTTGGCTGATCTGCAAGAGCGTCTTAGTTTGCCAGCAGCAGTTGTTGAGACGTTGATCGGGAATGTTCGTTTCGGTAAGCGCCCTGCCGGGCCATCTTTGCCACCGCGAGGATAGTAGCATGTTATCAACTTCACAGCAGCGCAGCCTGCTACCTACCACTTGGACAACGACAAACCTGAGTAGCGCACCTAGCTCGGCGATACCACAGCTAACCCAGGCTTTTCTAGAGAATTGGCAACGCCGGCTAGCAAATCACCAAGCACCACTATTCCGGAATGAAGCCAGTGAATATAGACAAGGTGTGTTATTGCCAATAGCTGAAGATGTTCTGGCAGAACAACTTCAACCGCTGCAGTTGGAGCCATTGCGGTTGGACTTTTGGTCCTGGCCTAGCAAGCCCTACACGGGCCCTGCAATTTATTTAGTAACAGATCAACCTGCAACTCTGCGTGAGTCCTTATTACTGTACATAGGTGAAACAGGTGCAGCAGAGAAGCGATGGAAGGGATCTCATGACTGTAAAGATTACCTGTCTGCATACAGCGAAGCTCTGCACGCAGCCGGGCTACAACCACAACTGAGTATTCGCTTCTGGATGGATGTGCCGGCACTAGCGAATGCTCGCCGTCAACTAGAGCAGAGCCTGATTCGTCGCTGGCTACCCCCCTTTAACAAGGAAGCACGCCGACATTGGAGTACTCCCTTCACCACTGACTCTGTTGCTGGCTACCTCGGAAAACAGCACTAGCATCAGGCCACTGCTGCCTGAATCCATGAAGATCTCGACCAATCAGGCCACCCTGGTCGACTGGTCCGGGGAGTTTCTGGCCGTGGGCGTACCGGCTGGCGATCATCACGGACTTCTTGAAGCACTTTACTCACGCTTTGGCGATGGCTTGAGGCGTCAGCTTGAAGTTCAGAACTTTTCGGGCAAGCAATCAGAGCTTGTAGCATTTTCATTGTTGGATATTGCCCCCCAACTACTGCTGCTTATAGGCCTTGGCGAAGCTGCACATCTAGATCTCAATGGACTTCGTCAGGCTGCAGTGAAGGTAGCGGCAGCCTGCCGTGGCCGCAGTGGAAGGCTAGGTCTGCAGCTCCCTTGGGAGACATTTTCTCCCCAAACAGCTACGTATGCTGCTGCAGAGGCAATCTGTCTCTCTTATTACAATGACCAGCGATTCCGCAGTGAGTCAGACATAAGTGCACGACCCGATGAGCTCATTCTGCTTGGCTTAACGGCAGAAGCAATTCCCAACTTGATGGATGTACATTCAGTTTGTGCAGGGGTAAACTTAGCTCGCGACCTAGTAAATGCTCCAGCGAACAGTCTGACGCCAGACGAGATGGCGAAGACTGCGCAATGCCTAGCAGAAGATTATGGTCTTGAACTCACAGTGCTGGACCGTGAAAAGTGTGCTGAGAAAGGCATGGGCGCCTATCTCGCAGTCAGTCAGGGTTCTGCTCTCAATCCCTGCTTCATCCACCTGACCTATCGTCCACCAGGTTCTGCTAGTCACCGGCTTTGTCTTGTAGGTAAAGGTCTAACATTTGATTCTGGTGGTTACAACCTCAAGGTTGGAGCAGCACAGATCGATATGATGAAATATGATATGGGGGGGAGCGCGGCTGTACTAGGAGCCATGCGTAGCTTAGCTGAGCTACAACCGCGTGGTGTAGAAATTCATGCAATTATTGCAGCCTGTGAGAATATGATTAATGGCAGAGCTATTCATCCGGGAGACATTGTGCGTGCCTCTAATGGAATCACTATCGAGATCAACAATACTGATGCTGAAGGCCGCCTTACTCTAGCTGATGCTTTAATCTATGCTGGTGAATTGAATCCTGACGCCATTGTTGATTTGGCAACCCTAACCGGTGCTTGCCTTATTGCCCTTGGTGACGAGATCGCTGGTCTTTGGTCCCCAAACGATACCTTAGCAGAGGGAATTAGGGTTGCTGCGGAAAGAGCTGGTGAGGGAGTTTGGCGGATGCCGCTACCAGCTTCTTACCGCGAGGGTCTAAAATCAAAGCTAGCCGATCTACGCAACACTGGCCCTCGACTGGGTGGTTCAATTACAGCTGCATTGTTTCTCAAGGAGTTCGTAAGTCAGGATATTCCCTGGGCACACTTAGATATTGCTGGAACTGTATGGACAGATAAGGATCGTGGTATTGATCCAGCCGGAGCTACTGGCTTTGGTGTTCGCACCTTAATTAACTGGGTACTCGATCAGTCTGACCAGATTGATGCCTAGATTTCCCTAATCATGAGACGCGCACTCAG
Coding sequences within:
- a CDS encoding ABC transporter permease yields the protein MKPPRFVRRLGSSLLIGGQAITAVVRGDVNTTDLIDQMMDAGPSSLIVVMITAAAAGSVFNIQVTSQLIQQGAGSAVGGILAVGLAREFAPLLTVILLTGKVATAYAAQLGTMKVTEQVDAITMLSTDPVEYLVVPRLLAMVVMAPVQCLVFFGIAIWAGQVTSTKLYQIPSAVFWTSVRTWLLPNDLLFMLIKALVFGLQISILSCGWGLTTTGGPKEVGTSTTGAVVIILVTVALTDLALTRAFFG
- a CDS encoding acyl-phosphate glycerol 3-phosphate acyltransferase, whose protein sequence is MAPTILPLTVLLLSYIIGSIPSGWLAGHWLKGVDLRKLGSGSTGATNVLRQVGPAAALVVFIVDVGKGTAAVLLAQSIQLQEDWHVLAGLAALVGHIWPIWLGWKGGKAVATGFGMFLGLCWPAGLACFGIFLAVVSLSKIVSLASVIAALSLPILVILSSREIVRPAYLAISLIATALVLWRHRANIRRLMAGTEPRLGQNS
- a CDS encoding orotidine-5'-phosphate decarboxylase, coding for MTTLGADRIIVALDGMRGEQALSFVRRIPELRWVKVGSELFTESGPDIVLALRHYGLRVFLDLKFHDIPTTMAAACWHAAAIGAELITVHACAGYAALASSQLAAIESAAAAGLPVPKLLAVTILTSWQESTLQRDLMLGQTIKDRVLSLAHLAVSAGIGGCVCSPLEVQNLRTQYPEPFVLVTPAIRLSNNTSSDQFRVMGPAQAVAAGASQLVIGRPITSCEAPAATFTAYCREIDTNH
- a CDS encoding tyrosine--tRNA ligase, which gives rise to MSLPSWLERGVSDLFPASHHADTEQTLTNRLAWARKQDRPLRVKLGIDPTGKDIHLGHVILFRKLRAFQNAGHTAVLIIGDFTARIGDPSGKSATRTQLSAEVVAANSATYLAQLGQGKSPERALLDFQTPGRLEVRCNSEWLAGLDLSQVINLLGTTTVGQMLAKEGFAKRYSNNMPIALHEFLYPLLQGYDSVMVNADVELGGTDQKFNIAMGRDLQRRLGQATQFGLLLPILVGLDGVQKMSKSLGNTVGLEEDPISMYSKLEKVPDSVVNDYVTLLTNIDLAKFSQAPRERQRAMALAVTAELHGVEAAERAQVDAAKLVSGPGASEATVEVPKVSLAKVGFPARAFYLLSAVGICASSSEARRYIQGGAVRLAGERITDPNHEFANPADLEGKILQLGKKTFRRFTTTS
- a CDS encoding DNA uptake protein encodes the protein MTQGHWLDPLARQLLRSFGQLPKSLEPAFYIDVNRASADDWRRLPSCNETMINLLLRLQRGGVQFSHAEDLFLLLDLPQDLSSRWRPHLVFRWYSEESTLLTPGPLDLNRADADTLQQRLDWPAKRLEKLLQERSRRCFEDLADLQERLSLPAAVVETLIGNVRFGKRPAGPSLPPRG
- a CDS encoding leucyl aminopeptidase, translated to MKISTNQATLVDWSGEFLAVGVPAGDHHGLLEALYSRFGDGLRRQLEVQNFSGKQSELVAFSLLDIAPQLLLLIGLGEAAHLDLNGLRQAAVKVAAACRGRSGRLGLQLPWETFSPQTATYAAAEAICLSYYNDQRFRSESDISARPDELILLGLTAEAIPNLMDVHSVCAGVNLARDLVNAPANSLTPDEMAKTAQCLAEDYGLELTVLDREKCAEKGMGAYLAVSQGSALNPCFIHLTYRPPGSASHRLCLVGKGLTFDSGGYNLKVGAAQIDMMKYDMGGSAAVLGAMRSLAELQPRGVEIHAIIAACENMINGRAIHPGDIVRASNGITIEINNTDAEGRLTLADALIYAGELNPDAIVDLATLTGACLIALGDEIAGLWSPNDTLAEGIRVAAERAGEGVWRMPLPASYREGLKSKLADLRNTGPRLGGSITAALFLKEFVSQDIPWAHLDIAGTVWTDKDRGIDPAGATGFGVRTLINWVLDQSDQIDA